From a region of the Nitrospira sp. genome:
- a CDS encoding TonB-dependent receptor plug domain-containing protein produces MRSLVLFLAAMVVGFTGGELARAHDPDEAELKMPEIAVQAERPVAASSQQFIPDKEIVLQPQGRPAQILRLIPGMLAVEHSGGAGKADQYFLRGFDADHGTDVAISLDGMPINLRSHAHGQGYADLNFIIPETIEGVAVNKGAYLPEYGDFATAGAIDFRTRQVVKEGMIQGAGGEFTTQRYMLMLSPTKERVRSLFAAETYYTNGPYINDNQYIRTNVMGKVTTYLTGRDELSIKGTFLYSKWDGSGEIPLRAVTNGGLNRFGAIDPYEGGNTLRTTGQLDYHYDTTSGGQFYMKGYGQYYRLDLFTNFTFFLNDPVHGDGIAQFDRRAVYGGDIGYKQRGEIFGMPSIGTVGFQTRVDDVHARLGTQFRKTVTGTTIDSDVFSASYAPFFKAEVQPLPWVRFTGGVRGEVFTFDVSNRCPVCAEQSAGQKSSGIVLPKMNMILGPWAGTEFFINYGEGFHSNDARSSVRPGSSPISRSINYEIGVRSRPWGPDKLELLATLWRMDIKSELVFVGDEGTTEIRGATRRQGVEVAARGQVWGPLYVNGSFTWTHAEFRNGDAIPLAPEYIAYGAAILKWPEGLTSQLQATYMGVRPLIEDRSIKAPSWITFDLSERYLIPMRLPHGRMEVFLYVQNLLNTEWEQAIFAFESRLRNESAAVKDIHFVPGNPRTFLGGLAYYF; encoded by the coding sequence ATGCGGAGCCTTGTACTCTTCTTAGCGGCTATGGTCGTTGGCTTTACCGGCGGTGAACTCGCGCGGGCTCACGACCCGGATGAGGCCGAGTTGAAAATGCCGGAAATTGCGGTGCAAGCCGAACGTCCCGTTGCGGCTTCGTCGCAGCAGTTTATTCCTGACAAGGAAATTGTGCTTCAGCCCCAGGGGAGACCGGCCCAGATCCTGCGCTTGATCCCCGGCATGCTGGCCGTTGAGCACTCAGGCGGAGCGGGAAAAGCCGATCAATATTTCCTGCGCGGCTTTGATGCGGATCATGGAACGGACGTCGCAATCTCCCTCGACGGCATGCCGATCAATCTGCGCAGCCATGCCCACGGACAGGGTTATGCCGATTTGAACTTCATCATTCCCGAAACGATCGAAGGAGTCGCAGTCAATAAGGGCGCCTATCTGCCTGAATACGGAGATTTCGCGACAGCGGGCGCGATCGATTTCCGGACGCGCCAGGTGGTCAAGGAAGGAATGATTCAAGGCGCCGGTGGAGAGTTCACCACGCAGCGATACATGCTGATGCTTTCTCCGACCAAAGAGCGGGTGCGCAGCCTGTTCGCCGCCGAAACGTATTACACCAATGGCCCGTATATCAACGACAATCAATATATTCGAACCAATGTGATGGGCAAAGTCACGACCTATCTGACCGGGCGGGACGAGCTCAGCATAAAAGGCACCTTTCTCTATTCAAAATGGGACGGTTCCGGCGAGATTCCATTGCGAGCCGTGACCAACGGTGGGCTGAACCGCTTCGGGGCAATCGATCCGTATGAGGGAGGGAACACACTGCGGACGACCGGCCAATTGGATTATCACTACGATACGACTTCGGGCGGTCAGTTCTATATGAAGGGATATGGCCAATATTACCGGCTGGATCTGTTCACGAATTTCACGTTTTTTCTCAACGATCCCGTCCATGGGGACGGCATCGCGCAATTCGATCGCCGCGCCGTCTATGGCGGCGACATCGGCTACAAACAGCGGGGGGAGATTTTCGGGATGCCAAGCATTGGGACCGTCGGCTTCCAGACCAGAGTAGACGACGTTCATGCGAGACTGGGTACGCAGTTTCGGAAGACCGTAACCGGCACCACAATCGACAGCGACGTGTTCTCGGCGTCCTATGCGCCGTTTTTCAAAGCTGAAGTGCAGCCCTTGCCATGGGTCAGGTTTACGGGCGGCGTGCGAGGCGAGGTGTTCACCTTCGACGTGAGTAACCGCTGTCCCGTATGCGCGGAGCAATCGGCCGGACAGAAAAGCTCCGGCATCGTCTTGCCGAAAATGAACATGATTCTTGGTCCATGGGCGGGGACGGAATTCTTCATCAACTACGGCGAAGGCTTTCACAGCAACGACGCGCGTTCTTCCGTAAGACCGGGGTCTTCTCCCATCTCCCGTTCCATCAACTATGAAATCGGGGTACGATCCCGACCCTGGGGACCGGATAAGCTCGAATTACTCGCGACGCTCTGGCGAATGGATATCAAATCGGAACTGGTGTTCGTCGGCGATGAAGGAACAACGGAGATCCGAGGCGCAACCAGACGCCAAGGTGTGGAAGTCGCTGCGCGCGGCCAGGTGTGGGGGCCGCTCTATGTCAATGGCAGCTTTACGTGGACGCACGCCGAGTTTCGAAACGGCGACGCCATTCCTTTGGCACCGGAGTACATCGCCTATGGAGCCGCTATCTTGAAATGGCCGGAAGGATTGACTTCGCAACTCCAGGCGACGTATATGGGAGTTCGGCCTCTCATTGAGGATCGCAGCATCAAGGCACCGTCGTGGATTACGTTTGATCTGTCCGAGCGGTACCTCATTCCGATGCGACTCCCTCATGGCCGGATGGAAGTGTTTCTGTACGTCCAAAATCTGCTGAATACGGAGTGGGAACAGGCTATCTTCGCATTTGAATCAAGACTGAGGAATGAATCGGCGGCAGTCAAGGACATTCATTTCGTGCCGGGGAATCCCCGGACGTTCTTGGGAGGCCTTGCCTATTATTTTTAG
- a CDS encoding DUF3842 family protein, with amino-acid sequence MRVCVIDGRGGGLGRLLVAGLHGSLGRSHNIVALGTNAVAAQAMKEAGASCVGVGSQAIAQTVPTVDVIVATLNCVLPGAMLGEVTPDIAQAILSSKAKKVLLPVNRAHMEIVGSEDHTLDVLISRSLSRVCSLVGVSRPS; translated from the coding sequence ATGCGCGTATGTGTCATCGATGGGCGTGGCGGAGGGCTTGGGCGGTTGTTGGTGGCCGGCTTGCACGGTTCCTTGGGAAGAAGCCACAACATCGTGGCACTGGGAACCAATGCCGTGGCAGCCCAAGCGATGAAAGAGGCCGGCGCATCCTGTGTGGGAGTTGGATCACAAGCCATCGCGCAGACTGTGCCGACTGTGGATGTGATCGTCGCAACGTTGAATTGTGTTCTACCTGGGGCGATGCTCGGTGAAGTGACCCCTGACATCGCGCAGGCCATCCTCAGTTCCAAGGCCAAGAAGGTCTTGTTGCCGGTGAATCGCGCACACATGGAGATTGTAGGGTCGGAGGATCATACGCTTGATGTGCTGATATCGCGGTCTCTCTCGAGGGTTTGCTCCTTGGTTGGTGTGTCTCGGCCATCCTAG
- the nikR gene encoding nickel-responsive transcriptional regulator NikR encodes MKKLVRFGVSLDHHLLETFDRHIQRRKYTNRSEALRDLIRDNLVGQEWDENRETVGTITFVYDHHVRDLTSKLTDIQHDHHGRILSGMHVHLDHDHCLEVLVVKGKGSEIRKIADALVSVKGVKHGKLTMTTTGRGLV; translated from the coding sequence ATGAAAAAACTGGTTCGTTTCGGCGTATCGCTCGATCATCATTTGTTGGAGACCTTCGATCGCCACATCCAACGTCGGAAGTACACCAACCGATCGGAAGCGTTGCGGGATTTGATCCGTGACAACTTGGTCGGCCAGGAATGGGATGAGAATAGGGAAACGGTCGGCACCATTACCTTTGTGTATGACCATCATGTGCGGGACTTGACGAGCAAATTGACCGATATTCAGCATGACCATCATGGACGAATATTGTCCGGCATGCATGTGCATCTCGACCATGACCATTGCCTGGAAGTGCTGGTGGTCAAGGGGAAAGGTTCTGAAATAAGAAAGATCGCCGATGCGCTGGTGAGCGTCAAAGGCGTCAAACACGGCAAGTTGACCATGACCACAACAGGTAGAGGGTTGGTTTAG
- a CDS encoding cupin domain-containing protein, with protein MTEARLPEELEEQAMLDALGILDPVDRLAFTERLPGESPLLSQAVAAYRAATDALVSVVPPVTPPVTLRERLVNQITTEAAREVEQFELTADTLALGSVPLKPRDSLRERLMSRIEGQSDVRLDVRISTPGLVETSVSTGGGRVGEGRAGVSEDIEGSPSRQFAHAWHHLLVTSYTSLRLCWKAFSNLLRTMLIRSGPSRLSRTKIGFQQSGKGLTFIKAAEGVWREIAPGVTAKVLSFDMVSRRTTALLRFAPGTSYAPHRHTEAEELYVLEGGCSIAGREMTAGDYQRAEAGTEHYDTSTDEGCLLLVVSSPQNEILH; from the coding sequence GTGACCGAGGCTAGGTTGCCGGAAGAATTGGAAGAGCAGGCCATGCTCGATGCGCTTGGGATCTTGGATCCTGTGGATCGTCTGGCTTTTACGGAAAGGCTACCAGGAGAATCACCTCTCCTGAGCCAAGCCGTCGCGGCCTATCGAGCGGCAACGGATGCCTTGGTCTCAGTCGTACCTCCTGTCACGCCTCCGGTTACCCTACGCGAACGCCTCGTCAATCAGATTACGACGGAAGCCGCTCGGGAAGTTGAGCAGTTTGAGTTGACCGCCGATACGTTGGCGTTGGGGTCCGTTCCCTTAAAGCCTCGGGATTCTTTGCGAGAACGGCTCATGTCCCGCATTGAAGGACAATCGGACGTCCGCCTTGACGTCAGGATTTCAACGCCTGGCTTGGTGGAAACGTCTGTTTCGACAGGCGGAGGACGGGTAGGTGAAGGTCGGGCAGGTGTCTCTGAGGACATTGAGGGTTCACCGTCTCGCCAATTTGCGCATGCATGGCACCACCTTCTCGTGACTTCGTACACGTCGCTGCGGCTTTGCTGGAAGGCTTTTTCGAATCTTCTGCGGACTATGCTGATTCGTTCCGGGCCCTCCAGATTATCGAGAACCAAGATCGGTTTTCAGCAGTCTGGGAAGGGACTCACCTTCATCAAGGCGGCGGAGGGAGTTTGGCGAGAGATCGCACCAGGAGTGACGGCCAAGGTGCTCTCCTTCGATATGGTTTCCCGAAGAACCACCGCTCTCTTACGGTTCGCTCCGGGCACCAGCTATGCGCCGCATCGTCACACTGAGGCGGAGGAACTTTATGTGTTGGAAGGCGGGTGCTCCATCGCCGGTCGTGAGATGACGGCCGGCGACTATCAGCGTGCCGAAGCCGGTACGGAACATTATGACACCTCGACCGATGAGGGTTGTCTACTGCTGGTTGTTTCCTCTCCCCAAAACGAGATCTTGCACTAG